A portion of the Sphingobacterium spiritivorum genome contains these proteins:
- a CDS encoding TIGR01212 family radical SAM protein (This family includes YhcC from E. coli K-12, an uncharacterized radical SAM protein.): MGTLLDTGQKPYNHYGSYLKEKYDGKRVFKVIVDGNFTCPNRDGSKGYGGCSYCNVDSFTPESARKLPTIKEQVEAGIERARNGYNAEKFIIYFQPNTNTYAPTHLLKMMYDEAINVCPEHTVGLSVGTRPDCIDFEKVALLESYTDRLDVDLEMGMESIYDETLTRINRGCSHGELQKALALVQNSPLEICVHTIFGFPWETREMMLRYADEINKHPQIKFIKLHHLHIVEGSIMGVQYKREPFHVFSIEEYTDFLCEFIPLLRPDIIVQRLFGLADKELLIAPNWGLGKSAIQTYIDKGLEQRNAIQGSRYKILV, encoded by the coding sequence ATGGGTACATTATTGGATACTGGACAGAAACCTTATAATCATTACGGCTCTTATCTCAAAGAAAAGTATGACGGGAAACGTGTGTTTAAAGTAATTGTGGATGGTAATTTTACCTGTCCTAACCGGGATGGAAGTAAAGGTTACGGTGGTTGTTCGTATTGCAATGTCGATTCTTTCACTCCGGAATCAGCACGTAAACTGCCTACCATTAAAGAGCAGGTCGAAGCGGGTATAGAAAGAGCGCGGAACGGATATAATGCAGAGAAGTTTATTATCTATTTTCAGCCTAATACAAATACTTATGCACCTACACATCTATTGAAGATGATGTATGATGAGGCTATCAATGTATGTCCGGAACATACAGTCGGTCTTTCAGTAGGTACACGTCCGGATTGTATTGATTTTGAAAAGGTAGCTTTATTGGAAAGTTATACAGATCGCCTGGATGTAGATCTGGAAATGGGAATGGAATCTATCTATGATGAAACGCTTACCCGTATCAACAGAGGATGCTCACACGGTGAATTACAAAAAGCATTGGCTCTCGTACAAAACAGTCCTTTGGAAATTTGTGTACATACTATTTTTGGTTTCCCATGGGAGACAAGAGAGATGATGTTGCGCTATGCTGATGAGATCAATAAGCATCCGCAGATTAAATTTATAAAACTACATCACCTGCATATTGTAGAAGGTTCTATTATGGGTGTGCAATATAAACGTGAACCTTTTCATGTTTTTTCTATAGAGGAGTACACCGATTTCTTGTGTGAATTTATTCCTTTATTACGTCCTGATATTATCGTTCAGCGATTATTCGGTCTGGCGGATAAGGAACTGCTAATTGCGCCTAACTGGGGTCTTGGCAAATCAGCCATTCAGACATATATTGATAAAGGTTTGGAGCAGCGAAATGCGATTCAGGGGAGCAGATATAAAATATTGGTATAA
- a CDS encoding nucleoside triphosphate pyrophosphohydrolase family protein: MTDPKTLTSVAEFHKTFQHPILDQPTIPAEKRCELRVSLIAEELKELEEAIQNKDLVEIADALCDIQYVLSGAVLEFGLKDKFNALFEEVQRSNMSKACKSVKEAEETMKYYKEEKGVDSYYKEVDGLFLVFREGDNKTLKSIYYSPADLKSIIEQ; encoded by the coding sequence ATGACAGATCCAAAAACATTGACTTCTGTAGCAGAATTTCATAAAACATTTCAACATCCTATATTAGATCAGCCAACTATTCCGGCTGAGAAAAGATGCGAACTACGGGTTTCGCTCATCGCAGAGGAGTTAAAAGAACTGGAAGAAGCCATCCAAAACAAAGACCTGGTTGAAATAGCGGATGCACTTTGTGATATCCAATACGTATTATCCGGAGCTGTTCTGGAGTTTGGTTTAAAAGATAAATTCAATGCTCTGTTTGAAGAAGTGCAACGTTCTAATATGAGCAAAGCATGTAAATCCGTCAAAGAAGCGGAAGAGACCATGAAGTATTATAAAGAAGAGAAAGGTGTAGATAGCTACTATAAGGAAGTTGATGGCCTGTTTCTGGTATTTAGAGAAGGTGATAACAAAACACTGAAATCGATTTACTATTCCCCTGCCGATTTAAAATCAATAATTGAGCAATAA
- a CDS encoding pseudouridine synthase, giving the protein MPFSRNRNSRDDNSKRSRSNSENFKSKGNNSRSEKSSGYNDNKSPRKSFSKSSDANDRPDRFEKTEGNKTGGYKKSFDGKKSFGDKRSFGEKKAFGDKKAYGDKKPFGDKSAFGEKKSFGDRKPFGDKKAYGDRKPFGDKSAFGEKKAYGDRKPGSDKRFGDQKFSKSGPRDKNRDFGDNRKFDKPYKKSFEKSEDGEQRTFAKRRPSSRTVKQATSDYDDNGMIRLNRYISNSGICSRRKADELITAGVISVNGEVVTELGSKVDPAKDEIKYNGERLKREKMVYVLLNKPKDYITTTDDPQERRTVMQLVANATKERIYPVGRLDRNTTGLLLLTNDGNLAEKLSHPRNSISKIYNVELDKSLNQGDFNKIVFGLELEDGFVKPDDLSYVQGGSKREVGIQIHSGKNRIVRRIFESLGYDVVKLDRVVYANLTKKDLPRGRWRYLEEKELIQLKHLI; this is encoded by the coding sequence ATGCCATTCAGCAGAAATCGGAACAGTCGTGACGACAACTCCAAACGATCTAGAAGTAACTCAGAAAACTTCAAATCAAAAGGCAACAACAGCCGATCAGAAAAGTCTTCTGGTTACAACGACAACAAATCTCCTAGAAAATCATTCTCAAAATCATCAGACGCTAATGATCGTCCTGATCGTTTCGAAAAAACTGAAGGTAATAAAACCGGAGGCTATAAAAAGTCATTTGACGGAAAGAAATCATTCGGAGATAAAAGATCTTTTGGAGAGAAGAAGGCATTTGGTGATAAAAAAGCATACGGAGATAAGAAACCATTTGGAGATAAAAGCGCTTTCGGCGAGAAAAAATCCTTTGGTGACAGAAAACCATTTGGCGATAAAAAAGCGTACGGAGATAGAAAACCTTTTGGAGATAAAAGCGCTTTCGGCGAGAAAAAAGCATACGGAGATAGAAAACCGGGATCTGATAAAAGATTTGGAGACCAAAAGTTCAGCAAAAGCGGACCTAGAGATAAAAACAGAGATTTCGGAGATAACCGCAAATTCGATAAGCCATACAAGAAATCTTTCGAGAAGAGTGAAGATGGTGAACAAAGAACATTTGCAAAACGCAGACCGAGCAGCAGAACGGTAAAACAAGCTACTTCTGACTATGATGATAATGGAATGATTCGTCTTAACCGTTACATCTCTAATTCCGGTATATGCTCCCGTAGAAAAGCAGATGAGCTGATCACTGCAGGTGTTATATCTGTAAACGGGGAAGTGGTTACAGAATTAGGCAGTAAAGTAGATCCGGCTAAAGATGAAATAAAGTACAATGGTGAGCGTCTGAAAAGAGAGAAGATGGTATACGTACTTTTGAACAAACCAAAAGATTATATCACTACTACTGATGATCCTCAGGAACGCCGTACAGTAATGCAATTGGTAGCAAATGCTACCAAAGAACGTATTTATCCTGTAGGACGCTTAGATAGAAATACAACAGGCTTGCTTCTGTTAACCAATGACGGCAATCTTGCAGAAAAATTGTCCCATCCGCGTAATAGTATCAGCAAGATCTATAATGTAGAGTTGGATAAGAGTTTAAATCAAGGCGATTTTAACAAAATTGTTTTTGGCCTTGAACTCGAAGATGGTTTTGTCAAACCGGATGATCTGAGTTATGTACAGGGCGGTAGTAAACGTGAAGTAGGAATTCAGATTCACAGTGGTAAAAATCGTATTGTAAGACGTATTTTTGAATCTTTAGGATATGATGTCGTAAAACTGGATCGTGTAGTCTACGCCAATCTTACAAAAAAAGACCTGCCAAGAGGCCGCTGGAGATATCTGGAAGAAAAAGAGTTGATTCAATTAAAACATCTGATCTAA
- a CDS encoding lytic transglycosylase domain-containing protein yields MIKKKVLCCGLILAGMLLSKLYSSTKENAVAANVRYDDAKTLNIKNRIVNKAALSDHNGDKDNEGEHDYLISITFAEESLPLDLPQVERKLTQYLSRFSFRKQQTYSLHKQAEKHLPQIAAILKSHGIPEDFKYIPLVESGMDSRVVSSKGAGGYWQFMPATARLYGLKVSGKVDERLNLNKSTHAAARYLKYLYREFGDWTLVAAAYNVGGGSLRGAIRRQKQDDYYKLKLNNETASYVYKLVSVKEIIENPSKHGYIRYAKAPEADEDKEKNML; encoded by the coding sequence ATGATTAAAAAGAAAGTATTATGTTGTGGCTTGATTTTGGCAGGGATGTTACTGTCGAAATTGTATTCAAGCACGAAGGAAAATGCGGTCGCAGCCAATGTCAGATATGACGATGCCAAGACCCTGAACATCAAAAACAGAATAGTAAACAAAGCGGCTTTATCTGACCATAATGGAGATAAGGACAATGAAGGAGAACACGATTATCTGATATCGATCACCTTCGCAGAAGAAAGCCTTCCGCTGGATCTACCCCAGGTCGAAAGGAAGCTCACACAGTACTTAAGTCGTTTTTCTTTTAGAAAGCAACAGACGTACAGTTTACACAAGCAGGCAGAGAAACACCTACCACAGATTGCTGCAATCTTAAAATCACATGGTATTCCGGAAGATTTTAAATACATACCCCTAGTAGAAAGCGGGATGGATAGTCGTGTGGTGTCCAGTAAGGGTGCAGGTGGCTATTGGCAGTTTATGCCAGCAACAGCACGTCTTTATGGATTGAAGGTGAGCGGTAAAGTAGATGAAAGACTTAATCTGAATAAATCTACTCATGCAGCTGCCCGTTACCTCAAATATCTCTATCGCGAATTTGGAGATTGGACATTGGTCGCTGCTGCCTATAATGTAGGTGGTGGAAGCCTCAGAGGAGCCATCCGTCGTCAAAAACAAGACGATTATTATAAGCTGAAACTAAATAATGAAACAGCATCATATGTTTATAAATTAGTCTCTGTCAAAGAGATTATTGAAAATCCTTCCAAACACGGTTATATCAGGTATGCAAAAGCACCTGAAGCTGATGAGGACAAGGAAAAGAATATGCTGTAA
- the ccoN gene encoding cytochrome-c oxidase, cbb3-type subunit I → MQLEQFNYDNKIVRNFGLATIIWGIVGMSVGLLVALQLVWPDMNFGIQYTTFGRVRPVHTNAVIFAFVGNAIFMGVYYSLQRVLKARMFSDVLSKLHFWGWQLVIIASAITLPMGFTSSHEYAEMEWPIDVAITLIWVVFGINMFGTIIKRRERHMYVAVWFYIATFVTVAVLHIVNSIQLPVTFWKSYYVYSGVQDALVQWWYGHNAVAFFLTTPFLGMMYYFLPKMANRPVYSYKLSILHFWSLIFIYIWAGPHHLLYTSLPSWVQSLGVVFSIMLIAPSWGGMINGLLTLRGAWDKVRTEPTLKFMVVALTAYGMATFEGPMLSLKQVNAIAHFTDWIVAHVHVGALGWNGFMTFAILYWLVPRIYKTELYSKKLANVHFWIGTLGILFYAIPMYWAAVVQGLMWKEFTPEGVLKYPNFLATTLEILPMHMMRAVGGALYLSGALLMTFNLVKTMAKGKLMANEPAEAPALEPVTKNERETHRRLERKPMLFMVLALLAILIGGIVEMVPTFTIQSNIPTIASVKPYTALELQGRDLYIKEGCVNCHTQTVRPFRSETSRYGEYSKSGEYVYDRPFLWGSKRTGPDLHRVGGKYPNKWHFDHLLDPTITSPGSIMPTYPWLIDQKLDNSLIKEKMNAMRVLGVPYSDKDIENAHADIAKQAEAIAKDLAANQVKVGSDREIIAIIAYLQRLGTDIKAAPVAPATSNVDNQN, encoded by the coding sequence ATGCAGTTAGAGCAGTTTAATTACGACAATAAGATTGTCAGAAATTTCGGGTTAGCCACCATCATATGGGGCATCGTTGGAATGTCCGTAGGATTATTGGTGGCATTGCAACTGGTATGGCCGGATATGAATTTCGGGATACAGTATACGACTTTCGGTCGTGTCCGTCCTGTTCATACCAATGCCGTCATTTTTGCATTCGTAGGGAATGCTATTTTTATGGGCGTTTATTATTCGCTGCAGCGGGTTCTCAAAGCGAGGATGTTCAGTGATGTATTAAGTAAACTCCATTTCTGGGGATGGCAGCTTGTCATTATAGCATCCGCTATTACACTTCCGATGGGTTTTACTTCCAGTCATGAATATGCGGAAATGGAATGGCCTATTGATGTGGCTATTACTTTGATCTGGGTGGTGTTCGGTATCAATATGTTCGGTACTATTATCAAACGTAGAGAAAGACATATGTATGTCGCTGTATGGTTTTATATAGCAACATTTGTTACTGTCGCTGTACTTCATATAGTTAACTCGATTCAACTGCCTGTCACGTTCTGGAAAAGTTACTATGTCTATTCCGGGGTACAGGATGCATTAGTCCAGTGGTGGTATGGCCATAATGCTGTTGCTTTCTTTCTTACCACTCCTTTCTTAGGTATGATGTACTACTTTTTGCCTAAGATGGCCAATCGTCCTGTATATTCTTACAAATTGAGTATTCTGCATTTCTGGTCGCTGATATTTATATATATCTGGGCAGGACCACACCATTTATTATATACGTCATTACCTTCATGGGTACAATCATTGGGCGTCGTATTTTCCATCATGTTGATTGCTCCTAGCTGGGGAGGGATGATCAACGGTCTGTTGACATTGCGCGGTGCATGGGATAAGGTTAGAACAGAGCCAACCTTGAAATTTATGGTCGTTGCATTGACGGCTTATGGTATGGCTACATTTGAAGGCCCTATGTTATCCTTAAAACAGGTAAATGCGATTGCCCATTTTACCGATTGGATTGTAGCTCACGTACACGTTGGTGCACTTGGATGGAACGGTTTTATGACATTTGCGATCCTATACTGGTTAGTACCGCGAATCTATAAAACGGAGCTGTATTCTAAAAAGCTGGCCAATGTGCATTTCTGGATCGGTACATTAGGTATTTTATTCTATGCTATTCCAATGTATTGGGCAGCTGTTGTACAGGGGCTAATGTGGAAAGAATTTACTCCGGAAGGTGTATTGAAGTATCCGAATTTCCTGGCGACTACATTAGAAATTCTTCCAATGCATATGATGCGTGCGGTAGGTGGTGCATTGTACCTGTCCGGAGCATTGCTGATGACATTCAACCTGGTCAAAACAATGGCTAAAGGAAAGCTGATGGCTAATGAGCCGGCGGAAGCTCCTGCTCTTGAACCTGTGACTAAGAATGAACGTGAGACTCACCGTCGTCTGGAACGCAAACCTATGTTATTCATGGTGCTCGCTCTTCTTGCGATACTGATAGGAGGAATTGTGGAGATGGTACCTACTTTCACCATTCAATCTAATATTCCTACAATAGCAAGTGTCAAACCATATACTGCACTGGAATTACAGGGAAGGGATCTTTATATTAAAGAAGGTTGTGTGAACTGTCATACGCAAACAGTACGTCCATTCCGTTCGGAGACTTCCAGATACGGAGAGTACAGTAAATCCGGAGAATATGTTTACGACAGACCATTCTTATGGGGATCCAAACGTACCGGCCCTGATTTACATCGCGTAGGAGGAAAGTATCCTAACAAATGGCATTTTGATCACTTACTTGATCCGACCATTACTTCACCAGGAAGTATCATGCCTACATATCCATGGCTGATCGATCAGAAACTGGATAATAGTCTTATAAAAGAGAAAATGAATGCAATGCGCGTGTTAGGTGTGCCATATTCAGATAAGGATATTGAAAATGCACATGCTGATATCGCTAAACAGGCAGAAGCAATAGCCAAAGATCTGGCTGCAAATCAGGTTAAGGTTGGAAGTGACAGGGAGATTATAGCCATCATAGCTTATTTGCAACGATTAGGAACGGATATTAAGGCAGCACCTGTAGCGCCTGCAACAAGTAATGTGGATAATCAAAATTAA
- a CDS encoding cbb3-type cytochrome c oxidase N-terminal domain-containing protein, producing MKLFLVADSTAVSSGWNMSTGNIYNDILIILLVVVLIVLLFTALSVSKAIKSILKITMPEVLLQEQAAKVAAKQERKIKWSNNWKKIMGLRPISEEKDIVIDHSYDGIKELDNPIPIWFNALFYSTITFGVIYLLVYHVFGWGLNQDQEYVREVAQAEKAKQEYLAQVADLIDETSITVDETGAMATAGKAIFAANCSACHGQAGEGGIGPNLTDRFWLHGGEIKDVFKTVKYGVPDKGMVPWEQTLSPAQIAEVSNYIVSIRDTKPGNPKEPQGAEVEYASAEKDADAETDTKAVQ from the coding sequence ATGAAATTATTTTTAGTAGCAGATTCTACTGCCGTAAGTTCAGGTTGGAACATGAGTACGGGCAATATATATAATGATATCCTTATCATTCTGTTGGTGGTGGTATTAATCGTCCTGCTCTTTACTGCACTTTCCGTTAGTAAAGCAATAAAATCCATTTTGAAGATTACTATGCCTGAAGTGCTTTTACAGGAACAGGCTGCAAAAGTTGCTGCAAAACAGGAACGTAAAATCAAATGGTCTAATAACTGGAAAAAGATAATGGGTCTGAGACCGATCTCAGAAGAAAAGGATATCGTGATTGATCACAGTTATGATGGTATCAAGGAGCTGGATAATCCGATCCCGATCTGGTTTAATGCCTTATTCTACTCCACTATTACATTTGGTGTTATCTACCTGTTGGTGTATCATGTATTTGGATGGGGATTGAATCAGGATCAGGAATATGTGAGGGAGGTCGCGCAGGCTGAAAAGGCTAAGCAGGAATATCTCGCTCAGGTAGCTGATCTTATCGATGAAACATCTATTACGGTGGATGAAACTGGTGCTATGGCTACAGCTGGTAAGGCCATTTTTGCCGCGAACTGTTCTGCATGTCATGGTCAGGCAGGAGAAGGGGGCATAGGCCCTAATCTTACAGATCGGTTCTGGTTGCATGGAGGAGAAATAAAGGATGTCTTCAAAACAGTAAAGTATGGTGTGCCGGATAAGGGTATGGTGCCATGGGAGCAGACATTGTCTCCGGCACAAATCGCAGAAGTAAGTAATTACATCGTTTCGATACGGGATACAAAACCGGGTAATCCTAAAGAACCGCAGGGAGCAGAAGTAGAGTACGCATCTGCTGAGAAAGATGCTGACGCCGAAACAGATACTAAAGCCGTACAATAG
- the ccoG gene encoding cytochrome c oxidase accessory protein CcoG: protein MQVTTNIQDINPPKSKKRNWIYAKKPSGKLYNYRQWFGYSLLLFLFAAPFIKIKGEPFLMFNIIERKFSIFGNLFYPQDLHIFVFGMLIAMVCIVLFTVVYGRVWCGWACPQTIFMELIFRKIEYWIEGDWTQQKKLNAAENSFEKNKKKILKHTIFLIISFFISNIFLSYIIGTDALIKIITDPLDAHIAGLISISVFTLVFYAVFSYIREIVCIAICPYGRLQSVLLDDQSTVVAYDHFRGEPRGKHRKDDLKEKGDCVDCNLCVQVCPTGIDIRKGLQMECVSCTACIDACDGVMKKIGKPSRLIGFYAMGEIERKDDFKKNNVRAIAYSIVLAVLMGVFGYMIFSRTQVGATLLRAKGSTYQLREDHTISNLYSLELINKSGKEMPFTLESEDHKLTLQLVNKINKLNKDGSAKLSFFLIINNKDVEHYKSNVRIHIMSEGKKIETLKTTFIAPPGM from the coding sequence ATGCAGGTAACAACGAATATTCAGGATATTAATCCTCCAAAATCTAAAAAGAGAAATTGGATCTATGCCAAGAAACCTTCCGGCAAGCTCTATAACTATCGCCAGTGGTTTGGATATTCGTTGTTGCTGTTTTTATTTGCAGCTCCGTTTATTAAGATCAAAGGAGAACCTTTCCTGATGTTTAATATTATTGAGCGTAAATTCTCGATTTTCGGAAATTTATTTTATCCTCAGGATCTTCATATTTTTGTGTTCGGCATGCTGATCGCGATGGTATGTATTGTGTTGTTTACTGTGGTTTATGGACGGGTTTGGTGCGGTTGGGCCTGTCCGCAAACTATTTTCATGGAATTGATATTCCGCAAGATAGAATACTGGATAGAGGGTGACTGGACACAGCAGAAAAAGTTAAATGCGGCTGAAAATTCTTTTGAGAAGAATAAGAAAAAGATACTCAAGCATACGATCTTTTTGATTATATCTTTTTTTATTTCAAATATCTTTCTGTCTTATATTATTGGTACTGATGCGCTGATTAAGATTATTACGGACCCGTTGGATGCACACATTGCCGGTCTGATTTCCATTTCTGTATTTACCCTGGTCTTCTATGCTGTATTTTCATACATCCGCGAAATCGTCTGTATTGCGATCTGTCCGTACGGAAGACTGCAAAGTGTATTACTGGATGATCAGAGTACAGTAGTAGCATATGATCATTTCAGAGGGGAGCCTCGTGGTAAGCATCGAAAAGATGATCTTAAAGAAAAGGGAGACTGCGTCGATTGTAATTTATGTGTGCAGGTATGTCCCACAGGTATAGATATTCGTAAAGGATTACAGATGGAATGTGTCAGCTGTACCGCATGTATAGATGCCTGTGACGGTGTCATGAAAAAAATAGGAAAACCAAGTCGTCTTATCGGGTTTTACGCTATGGGTGAAATTGAACGTAAGGATGATTTCAAAAAGAATAACGTAAGAGCAATTGCGTATTCCATTGTATTAGCCGTATTGATGGGAGTATTTGGTTACATGATATTCAGCCGAACACAGGTTGGTGCTACCCTTCTGAGAGCGAAAGGAAGTACTTATCAGCTAAGGGAAGATCATACCATTTCCAATCTTTATTCGCTGGAACTGATCAACAAGAGTGGTAAAGAAATGCCTTTTACACTGGAAAGTGAAGATCACAAATTAACATTACAACTGGTTAATAAAATCAATAAACTGAATAAAGACGGCAGTGCCAAACTGAGCTTTTTTCTGATTATCAATAATAAGGATGTGGAGCATTACAAATCAAATGTCAGAATACATATTATGTCCGAAGGGAAAAAGATAGAAACCCTGAAAACAACATTTATTGCTCCTCCGGGAATGTAG
- a CDS encoding FixH family protein, whose amino-acid sequence MNWGKKIVVSLAVFMSAIVGAGIYMVSHNADTLEEEDYYEKGLNYDDTYNRKSNVIRDHAEPVVKAVNDTLYIDFQHPQNKGKLVFKRPSDSHLDISLPFATMSTGYRLPIQSFQKGNWSLEIQWEGNSVPYIFEKHIFL is encoded by the coding sequence ATGAATTGGGGTAAAAAAATAGTAGTCAGTCTCGCCGTATTTATGTCCGCTATTGTAGGTGCAGGAATATATATGGTGAGTCATAATGCGGATACATTAGAGGAAGAAGACTATTATGAAAAGGGATTAAACTACGATGACACCTATAATAGAAAATCAAACGTGATCAGAGATCATGCGGAACCTGTTGTAAAAGCAGTGAATGATACACTTTATATTGATTTTCAGCATCCGCAGAACAAAGGTAAATTAGTATTTAAGCGTCCTTCTGACAGTCATCTGGATATTTCCTTACCATTTGCGACGATGTCAACCGGATATCGCTTGCCTATACAGTCTTTTCAGAAAGGAAACTGGAGTCTGGAAATACAATGGGAGGGTAACTCGGTTCCTTATATTTTCGAAAAACATATATTCCTGTAG
- a CDS encoding sulfite exporter TauE/SafE family protein, giving the protein MTYHYLAFFMGLLGSLHCAVMCGPLLMAFQGGHQISWTLVLNKVLYQSGRILTYGLLGVVLGLFGNLASIQGWQQGMSLLTGAILIGIGLFHLYGKQNSRFAKWQTTFITPFAKLMGGWLYRPGGSFVAGVLNGLLPCGMVYMALAAALNAATVSGSFMFMVLFGAGTLPLLLAVSFAGHFPKRIFRFNFNKWLPALYLLMGIWFMLRGANLDIPYLSPLIHMNGAAHCA; this is encoded by the coding sequence ATGACTTATCATTATCTGGCATTTTTTATGGGTTTATTAGGCAGTCTGCATTGTGCAGTGATGTGTGGTCCTTTGCTGATGGCATTTCAGGGAGGCCATCAGATATCCTGGACTTTAGTACTTAATAAAGTCCTGTATCAATCCGGCCGGATATTGACTTACGGACTTCTGGGTGTTGTCCTGGGGCTGTTTGGTAATCTGGCTTCTATACAGGGCTGGCAACAGGGTATGAGTTTACTGACAGGAGCTATCTTAATAGGGATCGGTCTTTTCCATCTTTATGGTAAACAAAACAGCAGATTTGCGAAATGGCAGACAACCTTTATTACACCCTTTGCTAAACTGATGGGCGGATGGTTGTATCGTCCGGGAGGAAGTTTTGTAGCTGGTGTATTAAACGGATTACTACCTTGCGGTATGGTTTATATGGCATTGGCTGCTGCTCTGAATGCAGCTACTGTTTCAGGCAGTTTTATGTTTATGGTTCTTTTCGGTGCCGGAACCTTACCTTTGCTTCTTGCTGTTTCATTTGCCGGTCACTTTCCGAAGAGAATATTTAGGTTCAATTTTAACAAATGGCTGCCTGCTCTTTATCTCTTGATGGGCATCTGGTTTATGCTCAGGGGTGCTAATCTGGATATCCCATATCTTAGTCCGTTGATTCATATGAATGGTGCTGCACATTGTGCTTAG